Proteins from a single region of Bdellovibrio bacteriovorus HD100:
- a CDS encoding S41 family peptidase, producing MTRIFAILLAVSCAYGAYHFTLQRGFVNPYPAVCDLVAERIFLDDSKIKNWKKTCSRRSRLVTPYSPKKLIIKDMNNALALLKVSHLEVYDSSEVASIWRGESLETGIESRFVDGELVIYKIHPDSPAQEAGLKPGDVIQSINAEQPNPWEAQTEQGSYLMLRQDKEFSVKIKPRSIQRSEDLNLEIKSAQKAVLEIPSFRATFFEEEKLKTLQQQIAPLSKLVVDLRGNPGGNFVAGLRFLSLFMCKAEEVGRLVKPRAPVKTPAELPNDLRDQEQLAVLDNSSEILLKTYDNPQCFKGEVRVLVDGKSSSVAEMVAQALKEFKKAPLLGSPSRGQLLVGVWYPLDEVGPGVQISIPEAIYLSHKQHQIEGQGVALDRVLYYSLPEMQAGIDSWVKKALD from the coding sequence ATGACGCGGATCTTTGCAATTCTTCTGGCAGTCTCCTGCGCCTACGGGGCGTATCATTTCACTCTGCAACGCGGATTCGTGAATCCGTATCCGGCAGTGTGTGATCTTGTCGCGGAAAGAATCTTTCTGGACGACAGCAAAATAAAAAACTGGAAAAAGACCTGCAGTCGGCGCAGCCGTCTGGTCACTCCGTATTCTCCGAAAAAACTGATCATCAAGGACATGAATAATGCCCTGGCGTTGCTGAAAGTGTCGCACCTGGAAGTTTACGATTCTTCTGAAGTGGCCAGCATCTGGCGCGGAGAAAGTCTTGAAACCGGCATTGAAAGCCGTTTTGTCGACGGGGAACTGGTCATTTATAAAATTCATCCTGATTCTCCGGCGCAGGAGGCGGGTTTGAAACCCGGTGATGTCATTCAAAGCATCAATGCCGAGCAGCCCAATCCCTGGGAGGCGCAGACCGAGCAGGGCTCGTACCTGATGCTTCGTCAGGACAAGGAATTTTCTGTGAAAATCAAACCTCGCTCCATCCAGCGGTCCGAGGATCTGAATCTTGAAATCAAATCCGCGCAAAAGGCGGTGCTGGAAATTCCGTCTTTCCGCGCGACTTTCTTTGAAGAAGAAAAGTTGAAAACGCTGCAACAGCAAATCGCACCGTTAAGCAAGCTGGTGGTGGACCTGCGGGGAAACCCCGGTGGGAACTTTGTCGCGGGCCTGCGTTTTCTTTCGTTGTTCATGTGCAAGGCCGAAGAAGTCGGGCGCTTGGTGAAACCCCGTGCGCCGGTGAAGACACCTGCCGAGCTTCCCAATGACTTGAGAGATCAGGAACAACTGGCCGTGCTTGATAACAGCAGCGAGATTTTGTTGAAGACTTACGACAACCCCCAGTGCTTTAAAGGCGAGGTGCGGGTGCTGGTCGATGGGAAAAGCTCTTCTGTGGCTGAAATGGTCGCGCAGGCTTTGAAAGAGTTTAAAAAAGCACCGTTGCTGGGAAGCCCCAGTCGCGGGCAGTTGCTGGTCGGTGTCTGGTATCCTCTGGACGAGGTCGGGCCAGGAGTGCAGATCTCTATCCCCGAGGCGATCTACTTAAGTCACAAGCAGCATCAAATCGAGGGGCAGGGTGTGGCTTTGGATCGGGTCTTGTACTACAGCCTCCCGGAAATGCAGGCGGGGATTGATTCTTGGGTGAAAAAGGCCCTCGACTAG
- a CDS encoding helix-turn-helix domain-containing protein, producing MSRTVMIVVSDSQETIENTKKYWENHDVTVQAYSSAQFREGLDNAFFRQQLVAGVPALASGTSPINSDVGGGNVIQFPTPTATSSSVQKMEELEAHAIENAIVQYKGNLTEAAKALGIGRATLYRKVKQYHIDPSAARKKKVAA from the coding sequence ATGTCACGTACAGTTATGATCGTGGTGAGCGATAGCCAGGAAACAATCGAAAACACAAAGAAGTACTGGGAGAACCACGATGTGACAGTTCAAGCATATTCATCTGCACAGTTCAGAGAAGGGCTTGATAACGCATTTTTCAGACAACAACTAGTAGCGGGTGTTCCGGCTTTGGCTTCAGGCACAAGCCCGATCAACTCTGACGTGGGTGGTGGTAACGTAATCCAGTTCCCAACGCCAACAGCTACTTCATCCAGCGTTCAGAAAATGGAAGAGCTTGAAGCTCACGCCATCGAAAACGCGATCGTACAATACAAAGGCAACCTGACTGAAGCGGCAAAAGCTTTGGGTATCGGTCGCGCGACTTTGTATCGTAAAGTGAAGCAATACCACATCGATCCTTCTGCGGCTCGCAAGAAGAAAGTGGCTGCTTAA
- a CDS encoding endonuclease I family protein, giving the protein MKLSKLIKSVIVLTLLSFVGVANAANQSQAVPYYGEEFYRDLRAGVSGEALQNRIKSVLQNYHIAVKGSYDLVVKNCIQGQGHCYRHTAIGYKAARVFLMGKYYLVKDGNQYAVRDVYCNSDRGPEDFRSSPPSPGSIPNNTVINVEHTWPQSHFTRRFPDDVQKSDLHHLFPTDSQLNAIRGNHPFGEVTKDVMELKCPDSRFGIGSAGSDEVFEPPQNHKGNVARALFYFSMRYDLPIDPQEENVLRKWNHEDPVDQDEMKRNVEIFKTQGNRNPFVDHPELADRLFDF; this is encoded by the coding sequence ATGAAGCTAAGCAAGCTCATTAAGTCAGTGATTGTTCTTACATTGTTATCTTTTGTTGGTGTCGCAAATGCGGCAAACCAATCCCAAGCGGTCCCATACTATGGGGAAGAGTTCTATCGCGACCTTCGCGCCGGAGTTTCCGGTGAGGCTCTTCAAAACCGAATCAAATCTGTCCTGCAGAATTATCATATCGCCGTAAAAGGCTCTTATGATCTTGTGGTGAAAAACTGCATACAAGGGCAAGGTCATTGCTACCGTCACACGGCGATCGGCTACAAAGCAGCCAGAGTGTTCCTGATGGGGAAGTACTACCTGGTGAAAGACGGCAATCAGTATGCGGTTCGTGACGTGTACTGCAACTCGGACCGAGGCCCTGAAGACTTCCGCAGTTCTCCGCCATCTCCGGGCTCCATCCCGAACAACACCGTGATCAACGTTGAGCACACCTGGCCACAAAGCCACTTCACTCGTCGTTTCCCGGATGATGTTCAAAAATCCGATTTGCACCACCTGTTCCCGACGGATTCTCAATTGAATGCCATTCGCGGCAACCATCCCTTCGGTGAAGTCACTAAAGACGTGATGGAGCTGAAATGCCCGGATTCCCGTTTCGGTATCGGCAGCGCCGGTTCTGACGAGGTGTTTGAGCCACCACAAAACCATAAAGGGAATGTGGCTCGTGCGTTGTTCTATTTCTCTATGCGCTATGACCTTCCGATTGATCCCCAGGAAGAAAACGTTCTTCGCAAGTGGAACCATGAAGACCCGGTAGATCAAGACGAAATGAAACGTAATGTTGAGATCTTCAAGACGCAAGGAAACCGCAACCCGTTCGTTGATCACCCAGAGTTGGCGGATAGACTTTTTGATTTCTAA
- a CDS encoding rhomboid family intramembrane serine protease, whose translation MIIPCPEDFKDYSKYPLTITLAVLNVFIFILIFSGVNSGLTSSPVLQKDGLVLTGRLYYQYLQNIPAEILYEKPQWVHQMSSGNTEQMGILGAFALRDSRFLEQAEAGVYRGDEVQIAAWKKNITEFRKKYQEQLLYRFGLSSGAKGPLSWLTYQFSHSNWMHLLSNLGFLVLLGAAVEVMAGSWVLLFVYMVGGMAGGLGFLLSDTHGTVPMVGASASISALLAFYCVAETRMRVKFLYFASPMPGHYGAIYLPTLLIIPLFLVVDLANLWAIPEGLGGGVAYAAHLGGSLFGTMLGLIYRAKSTPILTPS comes from the coding sequence ATGATCATCCCTTGCCCGGAAGACTTTAAAGACTATTCCAAGTACCCGCTGACGATCACGCTGGCGGTGCTGAATGTCTTTATTTTTATTCTGATCTTCAGCGGGGTGAACTCGGGTCTGACTTCCTCACCGGTGTTGCAAAAAGACGGGCTGGTTCTGACGGGCAGGTTGTACTACCAGTATCTGCAAAACATCCCGGCCGAGATTCTTTATGAAAAGCCCCAGTGGGTGCATCAGATGAGTTCGGGCAATACCGAACAGATGGGGATTCTGGGGGCCTTTGCACTGAGAGACAGTCGCTTTCTGGAACAGGCTGAAGCCGGCGTCTATCGCGGTGACGAAGTGCAGATCGCTGCCTGGAAAAAGAACATCACTGAATTCCGCAAAAAGTATCAGGAACAACTGCTGTATCGCTTCGGGCTGAGTTCCGGGGCGAAGGGGCCTCTTTCCTGGCTGACTTATCAGTTCTCTCATTCAAATTGGATGCATCTGCTTTCGAATCTGGGTTTCCTGGTATTGCTGGGGGCGGCAGTCGAAGTGATGGCTGGAAGCTGGGTGCTTTTGTTTGTCTATATGGTGGGGGGCATGGCCGGGGGCCTGGGCTTCCTGTTGTCTGATACTCACGGAACTGTGCCGATGGTGGGGGCGAGTGCCTCGATCAGTGCGCTTTTGGCATTTTATTGTGTAGCCGAAACTCGAATGCGAGTGAAGTTTCTATATTTTGCATCGCCGATGCCAGGGCATTATGGCGCGATTTATTTGCCGACCCTGCTGATCATACCTTTGTTCCTGGTCGTCGATCTGGCGAACCTGTGGGCGATTCCTGAAGGCCTTGGCGGCGGCGTTGCTTACGCGGCCCACCTGGGTGGCAGCTTGTTTGGCACCATGCTGGGGCTGATTTACCGCGCGAAATCCACACCGATTCTGACTCCATCCTGA
- a CDS encoding RDD family protein, translating to MVFPDLSAPEVKPHHPRSSTVPVAFVADRFIALILDFLILSPIVSLLVAGLVRQTKTFFLLNANSAEGVVAAGLVVLAVVFIVTFLQSVFLYFWQATPGQIFLQLRVIAYPVYQPRLSYAQCVIRSLSWSFSFVLLALPFMEILSHPLRRAFPDRAADTLVITLKKVHDDGPHPIESRFINSWMRMSLLFLLLFGVLGYFKTYHSLMAGEYREKGGTQVAACKEMRGSADLEGVARLDAALSLYLLNEISGECLDKEAEVALWGDPVNAQPLAYLAKYLLADGAAQEQYFSKICEDSSSSTCALARYMAEEGDHEDLELADGRLWTTKFLKSEELFASNDFAGSLKAISELQKNPILQSGLEKRFVRSVWALRDAELVPQSGNGGRMPASAAEQESWIDDFKERYEVP from the coding sequence ATGGTATTTCCAGATCTGTCGGCTCCAGAAGTTAAGCCTCATCATCCAAGATCCAGTACAGTGCCGGTGGCCTTTGTGGCGGACCGATTTATTGCACTGATACTGGATTTTCTGATTTTATCACCCATCGTCAGTCTGCTTGTTGCGGGACTTGTTCGTCAGACCAAGACATTCTTTCTGTTGAATGCGAATTCGGCGGAAGGCGTGGTGGCGGCCGGCCTCGTGGTGCTGGCCGTGGTCTTTATCGTGACCTTTCTGCAGTCTGTGTTTTTATACTTCTGGCAGGCGACTCCGGGGCAGATCTTCCTGCAGTTGCGGGTGATTGCTTATCCGGTTTATCAACCGCGTTTGTCTTACGCCCAGTGTGTGATTCGTTCACTCAGTTGGAGCTTCAGTTTTGTGCTGCTGGCTTTGCCGTTTATGGAGATCCTCAGCCACCCTCTGCGCCGGGCGTTCCCGGATCGTGCAGCGGACACGCTGGTGATCACACTTAAAAAGGTTCACGACGACGGACCTCATCCGATCGAATCGCGTTTCATCAATTCCTGGATGCGCATGAGTTTGCTTTTCCTGCTGCTGTTCGGGGTGCTGGGGTACTTCAAGACCTATCACAGTCTGATGGCGGGCGAGTATCGCGAAAAAGGCGGCACTCAAGTCGCGGCCTGCAAAGAAATGCGCGGCAGTGCGGATCTTGAAGGTGTGGCTCGTTTGGATGCCGCTTTGTCTTTGTATTTGCTCAATGAAATTTCCGGTGAGTGTCTGGATAAAGAGGCGGAGGTGGCGTTGTGGGGAGATCCGGTCAATGCCCAACCGCTGGCTTATCTTGCCAAATACCTTTTGGCGGACGGTGCGGCCCAGGAACAATACTTTAGCAAAATCTGTGAAGACTCGTCTTCGTCGACCTGTGCGCTGGCGCGCTACATGGCGGAAGAGGGGGACCATGAGGATCTTGAGCTGGCCGATGGCCGTCTGTGGACGACTAAATTCCTCAAGTCAGAAGAGCTGTTTGCCTCCAATGACTTTGCCGGCAGTTTGAAGGCGATCTCTGAATTGCAAAAGAATCCGATTCTGCAGTCTGGTCTTGAAAAACGCTTCGTTCGTTCTGTGTGGGCTTTGCGTGATGCCGAGCTGGTCCCGCAAAGTGGCAATGGCGGCCGTATGCCGGCAAGCGCTGCTGAACAGGAAAGCTGGATTGACGACTTCAAAGAACGTTACGAGGTTCCATGA
- a CDS encoding substrate-binding periplasmic protein: MPQFLSALFILTFFSGSFTFAEVLRVNVYDLPPHIFTLNEEPEGPGITFFKDYVKLPNTEVRWVATPFARVLWDMQNKKVDVALFLVPSPEREKYMRFSKTPLFTTSSAIIIPRNSPLTRATSLKDFRGRTLGHSKDSFTPTELLKHGIKIEPLSGENVIERNLQKIRAKRLDGIFIPTASNGEYILRKLRVDDQYQVFVVPDTTLNLHVAFRKDIDEKTYQMVEAALKKNQRIYRKLLDQQLSK, translated from the coding sequence ATGCCACAGTTTCTATCTGCTCTCTTTATATTGACGTTTTTCTCGGGATCTTTCACGTTTGCGGAAGTGTTGCGAGTGAATGTCTATGACCTGCCTCCGCACATTTTCACTTTGAATGAAGAACCCGAGGGTCCGGGCATCACGTTCTTCAAAGACTATGTGAAACTGCCTAACACCGAAGTGCGCTGGGTGGCCACGCCGTTTGCACGCGTCTTATGGGACATGCAGAACAAGAAGGTGGACGTCGCCCTGTTCCTGGTGCCCTCACCCGAACGAGAAAAGTACATGCGCTTTTCCAAAACACCCTTGTTCACGACATCTTCGGCGATTATCATTCCCCGCAACTCCCCCCTGACCCGGGCGACCTCACTCAAGGACTTCCGCGGGCGCACTCTGGGGCACTCCAAGGATTCCTTCACTCCGACAGAGCTTCTAAAGCACGGAATCAAGATCGAACCTTTAAGTGGTGAAAATGTGATCGAGCGCAACCTGCAGAAGATCCGCGCCAAAAGACTGGATGGCATCTTTATCCCAACTGCCTCCAACGGAGAATACATTTTGCGCAAACTGAGAGTGGATGATCAGTATCAGGTCTTTGTGGTGCCAGACACCACTTTGAATCTGCATGTGGCCTTTCGCAAAGACATCGACGAAAAGACCTATCAGATGGTAGAGGCTGCTCTAAAAAAGAATCAGCGCATTTATCGCAAGCTGCTGGATCAACAGCTATCCAAATAA